Part of the Brevibacillus brevis genome is shown below.
CTTCATCTTGGTAAAGGAGTTGTCTATGTATGAAAGTGGTTTTGTTTGATTTCCTTATGTTCATTTTCACGGTTTTCATCGCATGGGGCTGCATCAACTCGGTTAAGGCAAAAAACAAGTTTGCGATCGGTTTTGGGATTATTTCTTTGCTGGTATTCCTGTTTGCAGATGGTTTGATTATTTACTACGCAACGAAAGGCGCGTAGCAGCGATTTTTTCGAAAACGATTACGGAAGAGGCTGTGCATGCTGCGCAGCCTCTTTTTCGTATTCCTGGCGCATGAGCCAAGGAAATTTTTAGCATACTAAGGGCGGAGGTGGAACAGGTGGCCAGTCGAAAAAAAATCGGCGCGTTTACGTACACCGCAAAAATCATGGCGGACCGCAAAACCAAACAATTGTGCAACCGGCTTCGCTCCCATCACATCGCCTTGATCGATCACGCGGATGTAGACGAGATAGCCGCCTGTGCCTTGCTGGATACGGGCGTACGGGCTGTGGTCAACCTGTCACCTTACATGACCGGCCAATACCCTGCTGAGGGAGCACGTAGACTGCTTGATGAAGGGGTTCATCTTTTTGAGCTCGCTGCCGATCTAGTCGAGTCCGGACTCATCGATCGGCTAGATGGCGTGTTTGCGACAATTGAGGACAATCAGCTGAAGGTCTGTACTGCGGAAGGGGAACGGCTTGTCATGCCGCTATTGGCCGTGACGAAGGAGAAAATCGAAGCGAAGTGGAGGGACGCGACTGATTCGCTGGATGTGACGCTCTCCCGCTTTATTGACAATACGCTATCGTATGCTGGCATGGAAAAAGACCTGTTTTTGAAACCGCTGTGCCCGCTCGCGTTGAAAACAA
Proteins encoded:
- a CDS encoding DUF2759 family protein; translated protein: MKVVLFDFLMFIFTVFIAWGCINSVKAKNKFAIGFGIISLLVFLFADGLIIYYATKGA